The following are from one region of the Stenotrophomonas lactitubi genome:
- a CDS encoding low molecular weight protein-tyrosine-phosphatase, which yields MKLLVVCLGNICRSPMAEGALRARLDASALAGRVQVDSAGTGDWHVGQPPDRRAIACAAGHGVDLGGLRARQLQPQDFDAFDWILCADEANLRDAARLATAAQRERLALYLPWSGGQGERAIPDPYTGGSDHFEQVWSLVDAAAERTVARLLHHAHSGIIGP from the coding sequence ATGAAGCTGCTGGTCGTCTGCCTCGGCAACATCTGCCGCTCGCCGATGGCCGAAGGCGCGCTGCGCGCCCGCCTGGATGCCTCGGCGCTGGCCGGGCGGGTGCAGGTCGATTCGGCCGGTACCGGCGACTGGCATGTGGGCCAGCCACCCGACCGGCGTGCGATTGCGTGCGCAGCCGGGCATGGCGTGGACCTCGGCGGCTTGCGCGCGCGGCAGCTGCAGCCACAGGACTTCGACGCCTTCGACTGGATCCTGTGCGCCGACGAGGCCAATCTGCGTGATGCCGCGCGCCTTGCCACCGCCGCCCAGCGCGAGCGCCTGGCGCTGTACCTGCCGTGGTCGGGCGGGCAGGGCGAACGCGCGATTCCCGACCCCTATACCGGTGGCAGTGATCATTTCGAGCAGGTCTGGTCGCTGGTCGACGCCGCTGCCGAACGTACCGTGGCACGCCTGTTGCATCACGCCCACTCCGGCATAATCGGGCCATGA
- the kdsB gene encoding 3-deoxy-manno-octulosonate cytidylyltransferase, with translation MTDFVVAIPARYAASRLPGKPLRLLGGEPMVLHVARRALQAGAGEVWVATDDQRIADALSGLEEVKVAMTAASHASGTDRLAECARIAGWADDTVVVNLQGDEPFAPAAGIRAVAAALVEGSAPMSTLATPVEDAHTLFDPNVVKLVRNVRNEAMYFSRAPIAWHRDGFARSRETLPEGHQWLRHIGIYGYRAGFLQQFASMPPGTLEQVESLEQLRVLEAGYPIAVAISPEPFPPGIDTPEDLRRAETLLQAMAAR, from the coding sequence GGGCGGAGAGCCCATGGTGCTGCATGTGGCCCGCCGCGCGCTGCAGGCCGGCGCGGGTGAGGTATGGGTCGCCACTGACGACCAGCGCATTGCCGACGCCTTGTCCGGCCTGGAAGAAGTGAAGGTGGCGATGACCGCGGCTTCGCATGCCTCCGGCACCGATCGCCTGGCCGAATGCGCGCGCATCGCCGGCTGGGCGGATGACACCGTCGTGGTCAACCTGCAGGGCGATGAGCCGTTCGCACCCGCCGCCGGCATCCGCGCCGTGGCAGCGGCACTGGTGGAAGGCAGCGCGCCGATGTCGACCCTGGCCACGCCGGTCGAGGACGCGCACACGCTGTTCGACCCGAACGTGGTCAAGCTGGTGCGCAACGTGCGCAACGAGGCCATGTACTTCAGCCGTGCGCCGATCGCCTGGCACCGTGATGGCTTCGCCCGCAGCCGCGAGACCCTGCCCGAGGGCCACCAGTGGCTGCGCCACATAGGCATCTATGGCTACCGAGCCGGCTTCCTGCAGCAGTTCGCCTCGATGCCGCCGGGCACGCTGGAACAGGTGGAATCGCTGGAGCAGTTGCGCGTGCTGGAAGCGGGCTACCCGATCGCCGTGGCGATCTCGCCTGAACCCTTCCCGCCGGGCATCGACACCCCTGAAGACCTGCGGCGCGCCGAAACGCTGCTGCAGGCGATGGCGGCGCGATGA